In the genome of Pieris napi chromosome 16, ilPieNapi1.2, whole genome shotgun sequence, one region contains:
- the LOC125057062 gene encoding 60S ribosomal protein L23: MSKRGRGGSAGAKFRISLGLPVGAVINCADNTGAKNLYVIAVQGIKGRLNRLPAAGSGDMIVATVKKGKPELRKKVMPAVVIRQRKPFRRRDGVFIYFEDNAGVIVNNKGEMKGSAITGPVAKECADLWPRIASNASSIA; the protein is encoded by the exons ATGTCTAAGAGAG GACGTGGAGGTTCCGCGGGAGCGAAATTCCGCATCTCACTGGGTCTCCCAGTGGGTGCAGTTATTAACTGTGCAGACAACACag GAGCAAAGAACTTGTATGTCATTGCTGTCCAAGGTATCAAGGGACGACTTAACAGATTACCAGCTGCTGGTTCAGGTGACATGATTGTAGCCACAGTCAAGAAGGGTAAACCAGAACTAAGGAAAAAG GTAATGCCAGCAGTAGTGATCCGACAGCGGAAACCATTCAGAAGGCGTGATGGTGTGTTCATATATTTTGAAGACAATGCAGGCGTTATAGTAAACAACAAAGGTGAAATGAAGGGTTCTGCTATTACTGGCCCTGTTGCAAAGGAGTGTGCAGATCTATGGCCCCGTATTGCATCTAATGCTAGCTCTATAGCTTGA